The window CGCCGGGCAGGAGATAGCGGTCTTCGAGCGTTTCCTTGCCGAAAGCGGTTAGCAGGTCGTCGCGCGAGGCATCCGTCTTCACGTCAAAGCGGCGGTCGAGCACCTTCTTGCTGTCTTCCTTTTCGGAAGCGGCCTTGGCGACTTCGGCCATTGCGCCGGCCATGGCTGCGCCGGCCGCTTCGGCGACCAGTGCTTCGCTGCCCTTGTCTTCGTTTTCCATTGCGACAGCCTTCTGCGCCTTTGCGCTGTTCTTGACGGGCGCGGTGTCATCGACGGTGTCCTGAGTGTCCAGATCCAGTCCCATCGCCGCTTCGTCCCCGCTCTTGAAATCCATTGTGTGCCCCACCGTCCGTTGTCATCCGGCGGGCTGTTCGCCCCGCCTGCGATTTCGTGTTTCAACCGAGTCGGCAAGCGCAATGCCTGCCTAGCAATTTCGCAGGTCTCCGGGGCGAAAACTTATCCCCTTTTTCCCCACAGGCCCGGCGTGATTGCGGCACCCGCCCGATATGGGGCCGGATGCCGTATTTCGCTAGGTCTTGTGGGTACCCCCCGGTGACCGACCACTAGATAGTGAATCAGAGCCGAGTCCGGCGCAAGAGGGTGAATGAAGATTTAATGCGTCAATTCGCCGCTTTCGCGAGGTGTATGATTGTGGTGCAACGCAGCGACGCGTGGACCAAGCTGGGGTTTGTGCGTGCGCAAGCCCCAAAATGAATCTGCGAAAAAATTTTTGCGGGCAAAGCCGGCTATCCGGGATTGCGCAGGATGCGAATCCGGGCGCGCAATTTTCGAATCCGGAGCATCGGCCGGCCATCAAAAAAGGGCCCCGTCCGAAGACGGAGCCCTTTCGTTAGGCAGACCCGGCGCGGGGCGGCACCCCGCAGACAGATACCGCCCCAACGCCGAGACGGCTCCTGGCCCTTGGGGGAAGGGTCAGGAACTCGGACGCGGCGCGAAGCTGAGGGCAAGCACCGCCCGTTCGGCGGGATCGGCCGAGGCGAGACGTGCTGCCTCCGATTCGGCGAGCTTGCGGCTGAGCTTTTCCATGTGGCCCTTGCTGTAAGCCACGATGACATTGGCCTGGATCACGGGATCATCGCCTGCGCTGGACGGCAGCGGCGTGAGCGAATCGAGCCGCTCCACTGCCTTGCCGACTTCACGATCGAGGCGCTTGCTTCCCGAGGACTCGTAGGTCGTGATGTCGACAGGCGTTCCGTCCTCGCCGGCGCGGAAGCGAATCTTGACGATCCCGGCCGGCTCCCAGCGCGGGTCGAACCGCATCCGGCGCAGCTGGGTATCGAGATCGCTCGACACTTCTTCGACGAAGCTCTGGTCGCTTCGCAGGGACACGATGATGTCCTGGTCGGCATCCTTCGAGGAAAGAGGCACGGCCAGCATCGATGCTGCCGCCGCTGTGGCTAGTATGAAATAGGTTGGCTTAAACATTGTGATCATCCTTTCGCTAAGGCGGGATGATCGGCCGCAGAGAGTATCACACAAGGTGCGACTGGTGGTATTTGTGTATGCGATGACGGTCTATGGTCGATCCGACCCGGCACTGGTCTGCGGAAACTGTCCGGGCAGTCGCGAGGCTACGCCGATTTCGGCAAATGTCAAAAACACGACCGGACAATCCCCGATTCCAGCCAAATTCGCAATCTTCTTGCGCCCGCCGGTAAGTTCGGCACATTTGCGTGGCGTTTTGAAACCTTAACTGCATATCTTGTCGCTGAAGCGCGTAACCTAAATCTCGCCTCTCATGCAGCACGCAGCGGGTGATTCTGGACAGATGCGACAAGCCAGCTAGGAAACCGTGATGGGAGACACTGAACCGGCCGCTCGACTCGCTGAACCTTTCGGCGATTTTTCCGCGATCATTTCGGACTGGGCGCAGCGCCAGCCGGATGCGCCTGCCCTGTGCGACGGGGCGGACAACCTGTCCTGGGGAGCACTTGGGGACCAGGTCGAACGGATCGCCGCGCGCCTGCTCGAGACCGGGCTGGAACGCGGACAGTCGGTCGCCATCCTCGGCATCTCGTCGATTCCCTATGCCCTCGTCTTTCTTGCCGCGATCAGGGCGGGCGGCGTCGCCGCGCCGCTGACCACCAGCGCCAGTCCCGAGCAGCTTGCCGCCATGGCGCGCGATTCGGGCGCGCAGCACATCTTCGTCACGCGCGCGAAGCTGGAAGACATGGGCGATGGCGCCTTTCCGGGCATGGAACGCGTGATCCTCGACGAGGAGCTCGCCGGCTGGATGGCTCCCGCCGGCACCACTGCGCGGAGGCATGTCCCCGAGCCGGACGACCCGTTCAACATCATCTATTCCTCGGGCACGACCGGCACGCCCAAGGGCATCGTCCATTCGCACCAGATGCGCTGGCGCCAGTTCGCCGCGACCGCCGCCAGTTGGATCGAGGCGGGTCTGCCGGTGCGCACGCTGGCATCGACGCCGCTTTATTCGAACACCACCATGGTCGCTTTCCTGCCTGCCTTGCTCGCCGGCGGCACGGTGCGCGTGATGGGCAAGTTCGACACGATCGGCTGGCTCGGCCATGCGGCAGCCGACCGCACGACCATCACCATGCTGGTGCCGGTGCAATACCAGCGCCTGATGGACGAGCCGCGGTTCGACGATTTCGACCTGTCGGCACTGCAGCTCAAATACTGCACCTCCGCCCCCTTCTCTGCAGAGCTGAAACGCGAGGTGCTGGCGCGGATGCCCGGCGCGCTGATCGAGATCTATTCGATGACCGAAGGCGGGGTCGTGTGCCTCTTGGAAGCGCACAAGTTCCCCGACAAGCTGCACACCGTGGGGCGCCCCGCCCCCGGCAGCGAGCTGAAGGTGCTGGACGACGATGACCGCGAAGTCCCGCCGGGCACGCCCGGCAACCTCGTGGGCCGCAGCCACACCATGATGAGCGGATACAAGAACCGCCCCGACCAGACGCGCGACGGCTACTGGAACGATCCCGCCACGGGCGAGACCTGGCAGCGCATGGGCGACATCGGCCGCGTCGATGCCGAGGGCTTCGTCGAGCTGGTGGGCCGCGCCAAGGACATGATCATCTCGGGCGGGTTCAACATCTTCCCGGTCGACCTCGAGAACGAACTGCTCAAGGAAGCGGGCGTGCGCGAAGCGGCGGTCATCGGCATGCCCTCGCGCCGCTGGGGCGAGACGCCGGTCGGCTTTGTGACCCTGTCGCAGGATGCCGAGAAACCCGACGCGATCCGCGAGGCGGTGAATGCCCGGCTCGGCAAAACGCAGCGCCTCGCCCAGCTGCACGCGATCGACGACATGCCGCGGAGCCACATCGGCAAGCTGCTCAAGACGGAACTGCGCCGGATTGCGGAAACGCTCGGCGCACCCGACTGACAGCCCATCCCATTGCGTGAAATGCGGCAGCCGCGTTCGAGACGCGGCGCCGACACGGGGGGAGGGGGGAGAGGAGGTGTGGGCGGCCGCGTCTCTACTCGCTGCCATATCGCCTCGCGCCGGACGGCATTGCGCTAGGAGTCGCATCGGCACTTGGCCGGCTCGTCCCGAGCGAGGAAGGCGACGACAGGAAACTCGGGAGGAGGATCTGCCGCCATCTCTGTTCCGGTAACGCTCGGGGCAGTGCCCTCGGCGCCGGATGTGAGCGTTGTAATAATCTTGCTGGCGGACGAACAAAAGTGAGAAAAGGTCAGGGTGTGTTGCGTTTTGCGCAAGTACCAAACCGCCACCTCCCTAGGGCGGCACGCCGCCCGCATTTGCATCCCGCGCAAGACTGCGACAAAATCGCGAAAAAATAGAGGGGGTTGCCGAGTCGAATCCGGGGTCGCATCCGGAGAGCACACTTGGCCGAGCGTCACTACAAGGCATTCATGAGCTATTCGCACCGCGACCGGCAGGTGGCGAACTGGCTCCATCGCGCGCTCGAAACCTATCGCCTGCCCCCGCACATGATTGCCGCCGGCAAGGCCGAACGCCTGCGCCCGATCTTCAAGGATCGCGACGAGCTGCCAGCATCCGACAGCCTCGGCGATGCGATCGAGACCGCCATCCGTTCGAGTGACGCGTTGATCGTCCTGTGTTCGCCGGCTGCTGCCGCATCGCCCTGGATCGCGCGCGAGGTCGATCTCTACAAGCGCATCCATGGCGACCGCGGGGTGATGCCCGTGGTGGTCGAGGGCGAGCCGCCAGGCAATTTCCCGGCCCCGCTGCTGGTCCACTACGAGAACGGCGAGCCGACCGACCGCGAGGCCGAGCCCATTGCTGCCGACATGCGGCCCGAAGCCGACGGGAAGAAACTGGCCAAGCTCAAGCTCGTCGCCGGGCTGGCGGGTGTCGATCTCGACCATCTCGTCCAGCGCGATGCGGCCCGCCGCCAGCGCAAGCTGGTCTTGGTGGCAGGGGCATCGGCCCTCGGCATGATCGGGACCACGGCGCTGTCGGCCTATGCGATCGACCAGCGCAACGAGGCGCGCGAGCAAAGGGCGGAAGCCGACGGTCTGATCGAATACATGCTGACCGACCTGCGCAAGCAGCTGGAGCCGGTCGGCCGGCTGGAACTGCTCGACGGCGTGGGCAAGCGCGCGATGGACTATTACGCCCGCCAGAAGCTGGCCGACCTGTCCGCCACCGAACTCGGCCGCCGTGCACGCGCCACCATGCTCGTGGCCGAGGTCCAGAACCTGCGCGGCAACAATGCCGAGGCCCTGCCCGCCTTCCGCCAGGCCGCGCGCACCACGGCCGAACTGCTCGAACGCAAGCCCGACGACCCGGAGCGCATGTTCAACCACGGACAGAGCCTGTTCTGGGTAGGCTACATCGCCTGGCAGCACGGCAGGCTGGAGGAGGCGCGCAAGGCGATGGAGGAATATGCCGACATCTCCCACCGGCTCGCGGCGAAGGACCGCTCCAACCTCGCCTGGCAAATGGAGGAGGCCTATTCGCTTTCCAATCTCGGTACGATGGCCAAGGAGGCGGGCGAGCTGGCAAGCGCGCTCGACTATTTCCGCCGCAATGTCGAACTGACCGAGATCGTCTCGGTAAAGGAAGGGCGCCCCGTCGCCCGCGAGATCGAGATCGCCGGCGGCCTGTCATGGGTCGCCTCTACCTTGCAGTCGCTGGGCCGGATGGATGAGGCGCTGGAGGCACGGCGCAAGGAACTCGCCATAATCGACAAGGTCGTGGCCGATGGTCCTGCCAATATCGAGGCGCGCAAGGGCCGGATCTTCTCGCTGGCCAATATCGGGCAGCTCGAGGCTTTCCAGGGCGACCGCGCGGCGGCACGAAGATCGCTCGATGCCGCGATTGCGGACTTCGACAGGGTGCTCGCCACGGACCGGGACAATACGCTGTTCAAGGAACTGGGCCGCTCCGCCTTGCGCGACCGCGCCCTGCTGGCATGGTCCGACGGAGACAATGCCCTTGCCAGCAGGCAATTCGACCGGCTGGAAGCCATCCAAACCGACCTGATCGCGCGCGACCCGAAGAATCACGAATGGACGGTCAGCAGTCCGGCCGTCCTCGCCCTGCAGCGCGCCCTTACCGACCGCAGCGATCTGCCTGCAGCGGCGTTGCACGGAATAGCCGACAAGTGGGAAAACGCGCTCGATGCCGAGGATCCGGACCGTCAGTTCGTCCGCGTCGCCAGCCGGATGGTGCATGCCGCGGCCTACCGGAAGGAAGGCGATACCGCCCGCGCCCACAAAGCCTATTCCGCCGCGCTCGCCGTGCCGGAAACCAAGGGCGAAAGGGTCGACTTCCGCTCCATCGCACTACGCGCAGTCGCAGCGGAGAAGACCGGCCAGCCGCGCATGGCAGCACAGCTTCGCGCCCGCCTGAAGAAGATGGGCATCGACCCGCTCATCGACGACCGGCTTTGAGGCGGGACATTTCGACGAACCAGCAGGAGAGAGGACCAGACGATGAGCAAGGACATCTCGATCGACGTGACAATCAGCAACGTGAGGAAACGCACCGGACAACCCTATACCGACCAGTACGAGTGCGATTTCCACTTCGCCTCGACTTCCAGCGAAGTGACGGACAATGGCGACGTCGACCTGTCCTGTGTCACGCAAGGCGCCAAGCTGACCTTCAATCTCAAGACCACCAGTTTCGTGATGAACAACCAGTCCTACCAGTGTGCCTTTCCGGCAAACGTGAACGAGGCCTTCTGGATTGCGCGGCAGGGCGGACCGCCTCCGGGCAAGGGCAACGCACCGCCGATGGCGGGCGGGGGCAAGCTGGACAACCAGTTCGCCGTCGGAAACGATTCCAATTCGACCAAGGCCATCCTCCAGGACGACAATGACGACGGGAATAGCTGGAAGTATTGCCTGGTGATGGAATTCACCCTGGGCAAGGCGTCCAAGGACATCATCATCGACCCTGTCATCATCAATCGGAAGCCGGATCTGTAAATTCGACTGCAGGCAAGGGCGGGCGCGCTGGACTTGCGCGCGCGTCCTGCCTAACCGCTTGCGCCATGGACGACGCGCACCTTCCCGATTCCATCCTTATCGTCGATTTCGGCAGCCAGGTTACCCAGCTCATCGCACGCCGCGTGCGCGAAGCGGGTGTCTATTCCGAGATCGCGCCCTTCACGCAGGCCGAAGAGGCATTCCACCGGCTGAAGCCCAAGGGCATCATCCTGTCGGGCTCTCCCGCCGGCGTACCCGAAGAGGGCAGCCCCCGCGCGCCCGAGATGCTGTTTGAAGCAGGCATCCCGATCCTCGGCATCTGCTACGGCCAGCAGGTCATGAGCCACCAATTGGGCGGCGAAGTTCGTCCGGGCCATGAAACGGGCGAAGGCGGCGAATTCGGCCGCGCCTATCTCACCGTCACCAAGGACTGCGCCCTGTTCGACGGGTTGTGGCAGGTCGGCGAGCGCCACCAGGTCTGGATGAGCCATGGCGACAAGGTCACCAAGTTCGCCCCCGGCTTCGAGATCGTCGCCATTTCCGACGGCGCGCCCTTCGCAGTGATCGCCGACGAGGAACGCAAGTTCTACGGCACGCAATTCCACCCCGAGGTCGTCCATACGCCCGACGGCGGCAGGCTGATCGCGAACTTCGTGCGCCATGTCTGCGGCCTTGCGGGCGACTGGACCATGGCCGCCTATCGCGAGACCAAGGTGCGCGAAATCCGCGAGCAGGTCGGCGACGGCAAGGTCATTTGCGGCCTGTCGGGCGGTGTCGACAGCTCGGTCGCGGCAATCCTCATCCACGAGGCGATCGGCGAACAGCTGACCTGCGTCTTCGTCGACCATGGCCTGCTGCGCCTGAACGAGCGCGAACAGGTCGAGACCATGTTCCGCGACCATTACAACATCCCGCTGGTCGTCGTGGACGCCGAAGAGATGTTCATGGAAGGCCTTGTCGGGGTCACCGACCCCGAAGCCAAGCGCAAGTTCATCGGCAAGACCTTCATCGACGTGTTCGAGGCAGAGGCCAAGAAGGTCGGCGGTGCGGACTTCCTCGCGCAGGGCACGCTCTACCCCGACGTCATCGAAAGCGTCAGCTTCACCGGCGGACCGAGCGTGACGATCAAGAGCCACCACAATGTCGGCGGCCTGCCCGAACGCATGAACATGAAGCTGGTCGAGCCGCTTCGCGAATTGTTCAAGGACGAAGTGCGCGAACTGGGCCGCGAGCTGGGCCTGCCCGACATGTTCGTCGGCCGCCATCCCTTCCCCGGACCGGGCCTCGCGATCCGCATCCCGGGCGAGGTCACCAAGGAACGCTGCGATATCCTGCGCAAGGCCGACGCGATCTACCTCGACGAGATCCGCAAGGCGGGCCTCTACGACGCGATCTGGCAGGCTTTCGCCGTGCTGCTGCCGGTCAAGACCGTGGGCGTGATGGGCGACTATCGCACCTATGACAGCGTCTGCGGCCTGCGCGCGGTGACATCGACCGACGGCATGACCGCCGATGTCTATCCCTTCGACGCCGCCTTCCTGACAGGCTGTGCCACGCGCATCGTCAACGAGGTGCAGGGCATCAACCGCGTGGTCTACGACTACACGTCAAAGCCCCCCGGCACGATCGAGTGGGAGTGACTTGCAGCTAGATCTCGGACCGGACCCCCGTACCGAGACGCTGCGCCGGTTGCAGGCGCTGCTGGTCCAGCGGTTCGGACGGATCGAGCGCGCGGCAGCCGAATGGCGCAAGCCCG of the Qipengyuania gaetbuli genome contains:
- a CDS encoding energy transducer TonB — encoded protein: MFKPTYFILATAAAASMLAVPLSSKDADQDIIVSLRSDQSFVEEVSSDLDTQLRRMRFDPRWEPAGIVKIRFRAGEDGTPVDITTYESSGSKRLDREVGKAVERLDSLTPLPSSAGDDPVIQANVIVAYSKGHMEKLSRKLAESEAARLASADPAERAVLALSFAPRPSS
- the guaA gene encoding glutamine-hydrolyzing GMP synthase codes for the protein MDDAHLPDSILIVDFGSQVTQLIARRVREAGVYSEIAPFTQAEEAFHRLKPKGIILSGSPAGVPEEGSPRAPEMLFEAGIPILGICYGQQVMSHQLGGEVRPGHETGEGGEFGRAYLTVTKDCALFDGLWQVGERHQVWMSHGDKVTKFAPGFEIVAISDGAPFAVIADEERKFYGTQFHPEVVHTPDGGRLIANFVRHVCGLAGDWTMAAYRETKVREIREQVGDGKVICGLSGGVDSSVAAILIHEAIGEQLTCVFVDHGLLRLNEREQVETMFRDHYNIPLVVVDAEEMFMEGLVGVTDPEAKRKFIGKTFIDVFEAEAKKVGGADFLAQGTLYPDVIESVSFTGGPSVTIKSHHNVGGLPERMNMKLVEPLRELFKDEVRELGRELGLPDMFVGRHPFPGPGLAIRIPGEVTKERCDILRKADAIYLDEIRKAGLYDAIWQAFAVLLPVKTVGVMGDYRTYDSVCGLRAVTSTDGMTADVYPFDAAFLTGCATRIVNEVQGINRVVYDYTSKPPGTIEWE
- a CDS encoding toll/interleukin-1 receptor domain-containing protein, whose translation is MAERHYKAFMSYSHRDRQVANWLHRALETYRLPPHMIAAGKAERLRPIFKDRDELPASDSLGDAIETAIRSSDALIVLCSPAAAASPWIAREVDLYKRIHGDRGVMPVVVEGEPPGNFPAPLLVHYENGEPTDREAEPIAADMRPEADGKKLAKLKLVAGLAGVDLDHLVQRDAARRQRKLVLVAGASALGMIGTTALSAYAIDQRNEAREQRAEADGLIEYMLTDLRKQLEPVGRLELLDGVGKRAMDYYARQKLADLSATELGRRARATMLVAEVQNLRGNNAEALPAFRQAARTTAELLERKPDDPERMFNHGQSLFWVGYIAWQHGRLEEARKAMEEYADISHRLAAKDRSNLAWQMEEAYSLSNLGTMAKEAGELASALDYFRRNVELTEIVSVKEGRPVAREIEIAGGLSWVASTLQSLGRMDEALEARRKELAIIDKVVADGPANIEARKGRIFSLANIGQLEAFQGDRAAARRSLDAAIADFDRVLATDRDNTLFKELGRSALRDRALLAWSDGDNALASRQFDRLEAIQTDLIARDPKNHEWTVSSPAVLALQRALTDRSDLPAAALHGIADKWENALDAEDPDRQFVRVASRMVHAAAYRKEGDTARAHKAYSAALAVPETKGERVDFRSIALRAVAAEKTGQPRMAAQLRARLKKMGIDPLIDDRL
- a CDS encoding class I adenylate-forming enzyme family protein; this encodes MGDTEPAARLAEPFGDFSAIISDWAQRQPDAPALCDGADNLSWGALGDQVERIAARLLETGLERGQSVAILGISSIPYALVFLAAIRAGGVAAPLTTSASPEQLAAMARDSGAQHIFVTRAKLEDMGDGAFPGMERVILDEELAGWMAPAGTTARRHVPEPDDPFNIIYSSGTTGTPKGIVHSHQMRWRQFAATAASWIEAGLPVRTLASTPLYSNTTMVAFLPALLAGGTVRVMGKFDTIGWLGHAAADRTTITMLVPVQYQRLMDEPRFDDFDLSALQLKYCTSAPFSAELKREVLARMPGALIEIYSMTEGGVVCLLEAHKFPDKLHTVGRPAPGSELKVLDDDDREVPPGTPGNLVGRSHTMMSGYKNRPDQTRDGYWNDPATGETWQRMGDIGRVDAEGFVELVGRAKDMIISGGFNIFPVDLENELLKEAGVREAAVIGMPSRRWGETPVGFVTLSQDAEKPDAIREAVNARLGKTQRLAQLHAIDDMPRSHIGKLLKTELRRIAETLGAPD